In Heterodontus francisci isolate sHetFra1 chromosome 19, sHetFra1.hap1, whole genome shotgun sequence, the sequence TCTGACATAACCATGAGCCAAAATGTATTCTAAGATTGTATCCTTAACCCCAAAACAGAAGCTTTAATCAATTAACAATTCAATTTAATGCCACAAAAGTGCTCAAGTATACACATCATCCAGGTAAACTATTGTAATATTGACATGTTAGCTAGCAGTTAATTGCCAAAACTTCCTCAAAATACATAAAGCCAAATAAAACATAGCCTGGCACTATATCAAGCTGTTCATCTTCTACAAAATATTTTACTCTGCAAAAAAGAAAACATCCACTTGTACTTTGGAATACTTGACAATGGAGCCATGTCAGCTTATATGTGGATTGCAAAATCTTATTTCAGGAATACTGCACAACATATACCAAGTTAAAGATGCAAAATTAATTGATATTAATCAGTGCATCATTAGTCTTTAATTTGAGCTCCCAATatatctgcaaatttagagatggGTTCCTGTTCTTGACCAAGTGCATTCAGAAAGATACCCATGGGGCTCCTCTTCAGTCCAACTTCTTCCATCTTGTTTTCAATTTTGTTCTTCAAGTTACGAAGCCGTAGAGAAGAATGTACAAACATCACTgaaataacatttttttttaaggTTAAACTGGAGAAGACAATTTAAGTTAGTTTCTGGCTTATATAAAAATACTTATGTAAACACATTAAATCTAGCAGAGAGTTCACTAAGTGCATTATAGATTGGAACCAGCTTGCTATCTACTCCATATTGGATTTCCCCTATGAAATTATAGCAGGCAAGATTAAAGCCATTTCTGGATTCTACTGGACTGAAGATCTATCAATGTTTCCATGGCATTATAAGACGACAGACTCTTCATTTTTCCAGATCGAGATTTGGTTTTCTAAAGAGATTCATACTGAAATATTAAGATTCtaattcctacatcacaacagtaactGCACATCATTGAATTTATATAGTATTTTATAATATCCTTGTTGCATTCCAAATACTTTACTTTTTCTAAAACATTTATCGAATTTAGAAATAGATTTAGTTTTTCTTCTTCCCCCAGCTACTTTTCTCCACGTTTTAAACCATTTGACTGTAGAAGGGAGGTAAaggaaacaaaaaaaaacagaagtaGGTCATAATTGAGTCAGATGCTTTTCTCTCCCAGAACAATGTGATTTCCACATGGATTAAAAAGGACATCAGTCTGAAGCAGGAACCCCGGTTAATTTTAGTGCCACCACTGCCACTGGAGCTTtcaatcagctaactcagcatagagcATGAAGCAAAATCTACCTGGTTCACAGTGGGCAGTACATTTACCAATAAACTTATCAGGGGCTCCAGACTGTTTATTTGTACATTGGTGTTTTGGACTAGGTTTAATAATATGCATTTATAACACATTTGACAGAGACATTACTTACAAAGTAAAGGCAATGTGATTCCAAACAAAAAAACCATCACTCCCCCGACGATGGAAATGAAGAAGTAGCTCATCAGCAAGATGGCCAAGACAAACGTAGTTGGGTAGTGACGCTTGAAGTGACCGATAACTGCCTTATTTTCTGAAGCCCACATGGAACCCATGAAAATCAGTACTACGACTGCTCCACCTAGGATGATTTCCAAGGGACTCATAAACCTGCCAAAAGAAAAGTTAAATGCTTCAGTAAGGAAGGTTAACAGCATTTCAAAAGTTCATTCTTACACAGTACTGGAAATATTCCATACTACCCAGGAAATTTCAACAAGCGATGAACTACATTGGAGGACTCACAGGCATCAGTATACATTTTAATATTTGGTGGAGGTCTACTGGATGTTTAGTAAGTCAGTTCAGAAACAGCTCAGCCTTATACCGATCAAAAATTTAAAACAGCATTGCATCCTTGCCCTCCAAACAGTGCTTTTGTCACAGCAGCAGACTGGGAGGGGGGGGCGCGAAAAGTAAACAGTTTtaatcaagggggggggggggggtggaggaaagtTAATAGCTTGTGTCATAAATTGCACACGAGCtgacaaatgcaacatgaagtccctcTCCTTCTAGGATTGCaagatgtttcaatcaaatcacatgTTCCACAACTACAAAAAAAAATTTCACTGAATAAGCTACAAGGAATGTTTTTCGCCAAAGTGATCCATCCAGCAGTAACATGATGAGTCACTCGAGGTGGCAAATGTTAGGCAGAGCAGGGATTCAAAGCCACAACTTTGCAATTAACTCTTATGCATTCAGCCATATGGTCTATTGAGAGTTACTGACAAGAGTCAAGTGCACAGAGGACTGCCTGCCAATGACAAAAACCTGGATAAGCAGTATCCTACAAGAATAATTTTTATAAACACTCATTTCAACATACAGAATATGGCAGCCTGCTCTCCCAGTCATTTTCTTTTTGGAGAGCATCAAATACCTCACTGTCATTTTCCTCGACCTTGCACGTACATAAATAGCTTATTCACTGTCTGTGCTCATATATAATGAATTCCCACAAACCACTGCTAAGATATCAGTCAGCTGCTCATACCCATAAACTCAGGAAAGAATGAGTGTGAAAACATTTGggaggattttttttttcccttttagaTTTAAAGTTAGACTACCTGTTTATTTTAAAAGTTAATCCCTCTTTCTCCCTTGATTGGATATGCCGAAGAGATAAAGTCAGGATGTGGCCAGTATACTCTTGGGCCTCTGCCAGTGGCTGCAGTGTGACATTTTCCCCTTCTCTTCCCCCATTTTAAAATCAGTTAATTGCAAACTCATCAAGTAGAGGAGAATGGGAATAAAACCATTTCTGTTCACAAATAGTAATAAAAGTTGATTCCAAGGCAAGTAAATGACCTCCCATTTACTTAATTCCCTACAAAATTTTGATATAGGTGCAGACATTCTTTGgccgccttgtctcgagagacaatgggtaagcgcctggaggtggtcagtggtttgtgaagcagcgcctggagtggctataaaggccaattctagagtgagacgcttccacaggcgctgcagataaaattggttgtcggcgctgttacacagttggctctctccatgtgcttctgtcttttttccttccaactgctaagtctcttcgactcgccagtctttagccc encodes:
- the LOC137380030 gene encoding PRA1 family protein 3-like, with the translated sequence MEVQFAPLRPWDDFILGSARFAQPDFRDLAKWNNRVISNLLYYQSNYFVMAVCIFVVIGFMSPLEIILGGAVVVLIFMGSMWASENKAVIGHFKRHYPTTFVLAILLMSYFFISIVGGVMVFLFGITLPLLLMFVHSSLRLRNLKNKIENKMEEVGLKRSPMGIFLNALGQEQEPISKFADILGAQIKD